The following proteins are encoded in a genomic region of Pyxicephalus adspersus chromosome 9, UCB_Pads_2.0, whole genome shotgun sequence:
- the LOC140338556 gene encoding protein NLRC5-like yields MFVEPLLKIIKPKDCHRSRVDQTLEKEGSSTKIKNLFERTSSMQTHVILLIGMPGTGKTMMAHRICYQWARGEFSQHTLTFLFEFRQLNRVSRYVTLRELLFNLFLMPDLNLEEVFEFIIKNPQKVLIIFDGLDEFVGQFNESPPNSTLEVDQMTSISDLFTCMLYGTVLQGCTIVVTCRSKLFSSLPLDIINHIAEVLGFNKEKVQQYVDDFFITNALKEKVLLHLEDNSKLMHLCFVPALCHIVCVCLEHLLNTSVKSDLPQTITQFYLEMLKIFIQKRKASWTDEATLLNTLRPLIFELAHLAHDGLDQNKTIFYAGEVSEDIKEFASDHGLLSVFEVKRFESSMDLGYSFVHLSSQEFFAALYLMANSKVTPVSLQKRLTLKSKWNFKFKTKEDLTDQFHIFLSGLSSKDCQPFLLMLSEWNEILIQKKQETILVSLAKMADTQLTGPKIVELCHCIYETQDQKLAKHVGKYLAQKYDLKKFRITPVDMTAVLFVVKHGSCMVSLDFSGCPMELECLEVLGSFEKVESLSFKSKSYGNEFAHALCPVIAGMKHLKKIRLTTGCLTTSVIEAIRRSFPLCHALQEIK; encoded by the exons atgtttgttgaACCGTTATTGAAGATAATAAAACCCAAGGACTGTCATAGAAGCAGAGTTGACCAGACCCTTGAAAAAGAAGGCTCcagcacaaaaattaaaaatctttttgagAGAACCAGTTCTATGCAAACACATGTTATTCTATTGATAGGAATGCCGGGTACTGGTAAGACTATGATGGCACACAGGATCTGCTACCAGTGGGCACGAGGAGAATTCAGTCAACATACACTAACCTTTCTCTTTGAATTTCGGCAGCTGAATCGGGTCAGTAGGTATGTTACACTCAGAGAGCTTTTGTTCAACTTGTTTCTGATGCCTGATCTGAATTTAGAAGAAGtgtttgaatttattattaaaaacccTCAAAAGGTACTCATCATATTCGATGGGCTGGATGAATTTGTAGGACAATTCAATGAAAGTCCTCCGAACTCTACACTTGAAGTTGACCAAATGACCTCTATTTCTGATTTGTTTACATGTATGCTTTATGGGACAGTCCTGCAAGGATGTACTATTGTAGTTACCTGCAGATCTAAACTATTTAGCAGTCTTCCTTTAGATATTATCAACCACATTGCCGAGGTCCTgggatttaataaagaaaaagttcaACAATATGTTGATGATTTCTTTATTACGAATGCACTGAAAGAAAAAGTACTACTTCATTTAGAAGACAATAGCAAGTTGATGCACCTGTGTTTTGTTCCTGCATTGTGCCACATTGTATGTGTTTGCCTGGAGCACCTTTTAAACACTTCTGTAAAGTCAGATCTTCCTCAGACAATTACAcagttttatttagaaatgttaaagaTTTTTATCCAGAAAAGAAAGGCATCATGGACAGACGAGGCGACATTACTGAACACTCTTAGGCCACTGATCTTTGAATTGGCACATTTAGCACACGATGGACTTGATCAAAACAAAACCATCTTTTACGCTGGAGAAGTCTCAGAAGACATAAAGGAATTTGCTTCGGACCATGGACTGCTTTCGGTTTTTGAAGTCAAGAGGTTTGAAAGTAGTATGGATTTGGGTTATTCTTTTGTGCACCTTAGCTCTCAGGagttttttgctgctttatattTGATGGCCAATAGTAAAGTAACACCAGTCTCACTACAGAAAAGACTTACTTTAAAATCAAAGTGGAATTTTAAATTCAAGACAAAGGAAGATCTTACCGATCAATTTCATATATTCCTTTCTGGTCTATCATCTAAGGATTGTCAACCATTTCTTCTCATGTTGTCAGAATGGAATGAAATTTTGATCCAAAAGAAGCAAGAAACCATTCTAGTATCTCTAGCAAAGATGGCGGACACTCAACTAACAGGGCCCAAGATAGTTGAGTTGTGTCACTGCATTTATGAAACTCAAGATCAGAAATTAGCAAAGCACGTTGGAAAATATTTGGCTCAAAAGTATGATCTGAAAAAATTTAGGATCACCCCAGTAGATATGACAGCTGTGCTGTTTGTGGTGAAACATGGATCATGTATGGTTTCCTTAGATTTTTCAGGATGTCCTATGGAGCTGGAATGCTTGGAAGTTCTTGGATCATTTGAAAAAGTGGAAAGTTTAAG tttcaaAAGCAAAAGTTATGGTAATGAATTTGCACACGCACTTTGCCCGGTGATTGCTGGTATGAAACATCTGAAGAAGATCAG